A part of Thermotoga sp. KOL6 genomic DNA contains:
- the cdd gene encoding cytidine deaminase: MDPKKLVKIALEVREKAYARYSGFRVGAALLTKSGRVFTGVNVENASYGLTVCAERVAVFKAISEGEREFVAIAIASDSSEKTVPCGACRQVLYEFCEDLDVIMADREGNYEIVKLRDLFPRGFKLGGEEH; this comes from the coding sequence GTGGATCCGAAAAAACTGGTGAAGATAGCACTGGAGGTTCGGGAGAAAGCGTACGCTAGATATTCTGGATTCAGAGTAGGAGCCGCTCTGCTCACAAAGAGTGGACGTGTGTTCACGGGGGTCAATGTGGAAAACGCATCTTATGGATTGACCGTGTGTGCAGAAAGAGTTGCTGTGTTCAAAGCTATTTCCGAAGGGGAGAGGGAATTCGTCGCTATCGCTATCGCTTCTGATTCTTCTGAAAAGACGGTACCTTGTGGGGCATGTAGACAGGTGCTCTACGAATTCTGTGAAGATCTTGATGTTATAATGGCGGATCGCGAGGGAAATTATGAAATCGTCAAATTGAGAGATCTCTTCCCCAGAGGATTCAAATTAGGAGGTGAAGAACATTAA
- a CDS encoding FtsW/RodA/SpoVE family cell cycle protein, with the protein MVTLILVLMIFGLIVLRSATYGENESLFTKQLIWDAIGFSLMISVLFVRDVTIRRFSFVLYMVSIILLVLILFKGIPIGGSKRWFRFAGISLQPSDLAKLSLIVLLPYILEKRWFWRSLLFALIPAILVFLEPDLGTTFSIGLIWLLAVLASKIDKKPLFVLLVIVLILMPVFFFFGLKDYQRARILSFLNPEEYGRSYSYNVLQSIHAIGAGGFFGTGYMKGKANLMGYVPVSHTDFIVSVIGEEFGFIGIVFLLSLFGFFFFEVSRWILNVKDEYWEILMVSSCGLVWFHVFENVSMNIGLLPVTGVPLPFISYGGTSTLVFSLIVGLILKGIAIARLEKRM; encoded by the coding sequence GTGGTGACTCTGATCCTTGTTTTGATGATATTTGGTTTGATTGTTTTGAGGAGTGCCACTTATGGAGAAAACGAATCTCTTTTTACAAAACAATTGATATGGGACGCAATTGGATTTTCATTGATGATATCGGTTTTATTCGTGAGAGATGTAACTATAAGAAGGTTTTCCTTCGTGCTTTACATGGTTTCGATAATTCTTTTGGTCTTAATTCTTTTCAAGGGAATCCCCATTGGTGGTTCCAAAAGGTGGTTTAGATTTGCAGGTATTAGCCTTCAACCATCAGACTTGGCAAAACTTTCCCTCATCGTTCTACTCCCTTATATTCTCGAAAAGAGATGGTTTTGGAGAAGTTTGCTTTTTGCGTTGATACCCGCGATACTTGTTTTTCTCGAACCGGATCTTGGAACAACTTTTTCAATAGGACTCATTTGGCTCCTGGCTGTCTTGGCGTCTAAAATTGACAAGAAACCACTCTTCGTACTCTTGGTGATTGTTTTGATCTTGATGCCGGTGTTTTTCTTCTTCGGGCTCAAGGATTACCAGCGAGCTAGGATTCTATCTTTTCTGAATCCAGAGGAGTACGGAAGAAGTTACTCTTACAATGTTCTTCAATCCATACACGCGATAGGTGCTGGGGGGTTCTTTGGAACGGGTTATATGAAGGGGAAGGCAAATCTTATGGGATACGTCCCCGTTTCTCACACCGATTTCATAGTGTCCGTCATCGGTGAAGAGTTTGGTTTTATAGGTATTGTCTTTCTTCTTTCTCTTTTCGGGTTCTTCTTTTTCGAAGTTTCAAGATGGATTTTGAACGTGAAGGACGAGTACTGGGAAATTCTGATGGTTTCATCGTGTGGACTGGTGTGGTTTCATGTTTTTGAAAACGTCTCCATGAATATTGGTCTCCTTCCCGTAACTGGTGTGCCCCTTCCCTTCATCAGTTATGGGGGAACATCTACTCTTGTGTTTTCCCTCATAGTTGGCCTCATTCTAAAGGGTATAGCGATCGCTAGACTCGAAAAGAGAATGTAG
- a CDS encoding hemolysin family protein, with product MEDPVSSVLTLGLEGLLLALLIYLSNFFSSSETALTLMSKIKIKEFLEKKEGDTERESYIHLFNKYLTTILISNNLVNLFASSISTLIFLNLLRNLSEEFVAIVSTLFITTILLIFGEITPKVMARAEPERIFRRSIGVIRFLTKIFDPVGKILVKMSDGIISLRHGKKISEDLFITEEDIVSIVQVGGEMGVIEQEEERIVKRAFEMKQIAVKEIMTPRVDIVAIEENQTIKELIELIEDEGYSRIPVYRETIDNIVGVCYAKDVLSILAEKNYEEVKNMKVKEIMREALYVPETMSIDELLKILKSKKIHIAIVVDEYGGTAGLVTLEDIIEELFGDIMDEYDYDEVSGIKKIADRTYIVDGSTPINDLEIELRVQFPETEYETIAGYLLEYFKRIPNVGEEAVIGNLYFKVLAVGKNRIEKIMIKVLEGEESGSEKTGEDSTGGSGESVR from the coding sequence GTGGAAGATCCTGTTAGTAGTGTGTTGACTTTGGGGCTGGAAGGATTGTTGTTAGCGTTGCTGATTTATTTGTCTAATTTCTTCTCTTCTTCCGAAACTGCGCTGACATTGATGAGTAAGATTAAGATCAAAGAGTTCTTGGAGAAAAAAGAAGGAGATACTGAAAGAGAGAGCTACATTCACCTTTTTAATAAGTATCTTACTACAATTTTGATAAGTAACAACCTTGTCAATCTTTTCGCCTCATCTATCTCCACCCTCATCTTTTTGAATCTCCTCAGAAATTTGAGTGAAGAATTTGTGGCGATTGTTTCCACCCTCTTTATCACAACCATTTTGCTCATATTCGGTGAGATCACACCGAAAGTCATGGCGAGAGCAGAGCCTGAAAGAATCTTCCGTAGATCCATAGGTGTAATCAGATTCCTAACGAAAATTTTTGATCCTGTTGGAAAAATCTTGGTGAAAATGTCTGACGGCATAATTTCTTTGAGACACGGCAAAAAGATTTCTGAAGATCTCTTTATTACTGAAGAGGATATTGTGTCCATTGTTCAGGTCGGTGGCGAAATGGGAGTCATAGAGCAAGAAGAGGAAAGAATTGTCAAACGAGCTTTTGAGATGAAACAGATAGCTGTGAAAGAGATTATGACACCGAGAGTAGATATAGTAGCCATAGAAGAGAATCAAACGATAAAAGAATTGATAGAGTTGATAGAAGATGAAGGATATTCGCGAATTCCGGTGTACAGAGAAACGATTGACAACATCGTGGGAGTGTGTTATGCCAAGGATGTCCTCTCAATCTTGGCAGAAAAGAATTACGAAGAAGTGAAAAACATGAAAGTGAAGGAGATAATGAGAGAAGCTCTTTATGTTCCCGAAACTATGAGTATAGACGAACTCTTGAAGATTCTCAAGTCTAAAAAAATTCATATAGCGATTGTAGTTGACGAGTATGGAGGAACGGCAGGGCTTGTTACGCTTGAAGATATAATAGAGGAACTTTTTGGAGATATTATGGACGAATACGATTACGACGAGGTTTCAGGAATAAAAAAGATTGCTGATAGGACTTATATCGTCGATGGAAGCACTCCAATAAACGATTTAGAAATAGAACTTCGTGTTCAGTTCCCAGAAACGGAATACGAAACGATAGCAGGGTATCTCCTCGAGTATTTCAAAAGAATTCCCAATGTCGGAGAGGAAGCCGTCATAGGAAATCTTTATTTTAAAGTGTTGGCTGTCGGTAAGAATAGGATAGAGAAAATCATGATAAAAGTTTTGGAGGGTGAAGAGAGTGGATCCGAAAAAACTGGTGAAGATAGCACTGGAGGTTCGGGAGAAAGCGTACGCTAG
- the yqeH gene encoding ribosome biogenesis GTPase YqeH, whose protein sequence is MKCSGCGANIQFEDPRKPGYIPREVFEKRVEEGKEILCQRCFKIKHYGKLEPVEYNWDFKNQLKSYLGGFEVVLWVIDIFDFESTYREDIANILKGKKIVYVINKIDLLPKAVTVKEVKEWVKRRIRTTNPEDIRVVSAEKNYGLRSLVKHLIKLTDKVLVIGVTNVGKSSLLNKICTHENTISPFPGTTLGILRRKARDANLYLYDTPGIMTKDRILDLLDPDCQKRILPRGELSRRTFKPRGERTVFMGGLCRFDIKYETELSPIFLLFSSKEVVFHETKRKRADELMKNRLGDFLKPPCNKSRYEDFKWKKETFILKEGEELAVAGLGWLSVRRGPFIVEVTVPENVKLAVREALVNPKR, encoded by the coding sequence ATGAAATGTTCGGGCTGCGGAGCTAACATACAGTTCGAAGATCCCAGAAAGCCTGGGTACATTCCTCGAGAAGTTTTTGAAAAGAGAGTGGAGGAAGGAAAGGAAATTCTCTGCCAGCGATGTTTCAAAATAAAACATTATGGGAAATTGGAACCAGTTGAATACAATTGGGATTTCAAAAATCAGCTGAAATCTTATCTTGGAGGTTTTGAAGTTGTCCTCTGGGTAATAGACATATTCGATTTTGAAAGCACTTACAGGGAGGACATAGCAAATATTCTGAAGGGAAAAAAAATAGTTTATGTGATCAACAAAATCGATCTTCTTCCGAAAGCGGTTACTGTGAAGGAAGTAAAAGAATGGGTGAAGAGGAGAATAAGAACGACAAACCCAGAGGATATAAGGGTAGTTAGTGCGGAGAAAAACTACGGTTTGAGGTCGCTTGTGAAACACCTCATCAAATTGACCGATAAGGTTTTGGTAATAGGTGTCACAAATGTTGGGAAATCTTCTCTTTTGAACAAAATATGCACCCATGAAAACACGATTAGTCCTTTCCCAGGTACAACTTTAGGTATCTTGAGAAGGAAAGCTAGAGATGCGAATCTTTATCTGTACGATACCCCTGGAATCATGACCAAAGATAGAATTCTGGATCTTCTAGATCCAGACTGTCAGAAAAGAATACTTCCAAGGGGAGAGCTCTCGAGAAGGACGTTCAAACCCAGAGGTGAAAGAACGGTTTTCATGGGAGGATTGTGTAGATTCGATATAAAGTATGAAACGGAACTTTCTCCTATATTTCTACTCTTCTCCTCGAAGGAGGTTGTTTTTCACGAAACGAAGCGAAAAAGAGCAGATGAATTGATGAAAAACAGATTGGGTGACTTTTTGAAACCCCCGTGTAACAAATCAAGATACGAAGATTTCAAGTGGAAGAAAGAAACTTTTATCTTGAAGGAAGGAGAAGAATTGGCGGTAGCAGGACTGGGATGGTTGAGTGTCCGAAGAGGACCGTTTATCGTTGAAGTTACCGTCCCGGAAAATGTAAAACTCGCTGTGAGGGAAGCTTTAGTGAATCCCAAACGTTAG
- a CDS encoding PEGA domain-containing protein yields the protein MRRYFLFLMILVSVFVFSFDVKSIIIFPEKPYFTVDVWLNKPEGSVYEIGEKVEIFVKSSRDAYILIYDINAQGKVTLIFPNKYESDNFVRANEIKKIPAKSTYSLRISPPYGKEYIQVIASTKPIPIFNQLKELGTARSFPTLSEDVSDYVQNRLKPYLMGEWVSDITYFYVGKAPAFGTLVVDSDPSSMIVYVDGSYKGKTPVTVMVDEGMHYVTVYFGDYTFYKEVYVGKDQTVHVIAKMPSAELSLSSSPSGASIYVNGDYRGETPLTLNISPGNYTITFKKEGYQEETRYVSLNVGERRSIHVNLKPLRATLQLRTDPPDVNVYLNGRYVGTTGQSGLNVVLDPGTYEVKLEKEGYETEVFTVSLKAGENREIFKRLEKEVTFSEVRIETEPSGALVYLNGYYHGETPVTIYIQTGTYEITLVKPGYRTIVKTVVFDEEEEYFRFILSKIE from the coding sequence ATGAGAAGATATTTTCTTTTCCTGATGATTCTTGTTTCGGTCTTTGTTTTTTCTTTCGATGTGAAAAGTATCATTATCTTCCCCGAAAAGCCCTACTTCACGGTAGATGTATGGCTTAACAAGCCAGAGGGGTCCGTCTACGAAATCGGTGAGAAAGTAGAAATATTCGTTAAATCCTCAAGAGATGCTTACATTCTCATCTACGATATAAACGCCCAAGGAAAAGTCACATTGATCTTTCCGAACAAGTACGAAAGTGACAATTTTGTGAGAGCCAACGAAATAAAGAAGATACCGGCCAAGAGTACCTATTCTTTGAGAATCTCTCCACCCTACGGGAAAGAGTACATTCAAGTTATTGCCAGCACCAAACCTATTCCCATTTTCAATCAACTGAAGGAGCTTGGGACGGCAAGATCTTTTCCGACACTCTCCGAGGATGTGTCCGATTACGTTCAGAACAGATTGAAACCTTATCTCATGGGTGAATGGGTCTCCGATATCACCTATTTCTATGTCGGAAAGGCTCCCGCTTTTGGGACTTTAGTAGTTGATTCAGATCCCTCCAGCATGATTGTCTATGTGGACGGTTCTTACAAAGGAAAAACCCCTGTAACTGTAATGGTTGATGAAGGAATGCACTATGTGACTGTTTATTTTGGAGACTATACTTTCTACAAAGAAGTGTACGTGGGAAAAGATCAAACAGTTCATGTGATTGCTAAGATGCCTTCGGCTGAACTTTCTTTGAGTTCTTCCCCAAGTGGTGCGAGTATCTACGTGAACGGTGATTACAGAGGGGAAACTCCTCTCACATTGAATATCTCTCCAGGAAATTACACGATTACCTTCAAGAAAGAAGGATATCAAGAGGAAACACGATACGTGAGTCTCAATGTGGGAGAAAGACGATCGATTCATGTAAATCTCAAACCTCTTCGTGCAACACTCCAACTAAGAACAGATCCACCTGATGTAAATGTTTACTTGAATGGAAGGTACGTAGGAACGACCGGTCAGAGCGGACTGAATGTGGTATTAGATCCTGGTACTTACGAAGTCAAGTTGGAAAAGGAAGGATACGAAACAGAAGTCTTCACAGTGAGTTTAAAAGCAGGTGAAAACAGGGAGATATTCAAAAGATTGGAGAAGGAAGTTACTTTCTCAGAAGTCCGAATAGAAACTGAACCATCGGGAGCATTGGTGTATCTTAATGGATACTATCACGGTGAAACACCGGTTACAATCTATATTCAGACAGGAACTTATGAAATAACCTTGGTGAAACCAGGTTACAGGACGATCGTGAAAACGGTTGTCTTCGATGAAGAAGAAGAGTACTTTAGATTCATTCTGAGCAAGATCGAGTAA
- a CDS encoding response regulator has product MEATILVLDESKITFLAVKNALEKDGFEVLWAKDIREAVSILRGKKVDLVFVDVFEGEESLNLIRKIREEFPETKVVVLSAYVNKDLVVGSVKAGAFDYILKPFRQDYLLQRVKRILSSQTPYGVTVSIRRNIEDLELALKFGDIVKKEIKRCSRSGGHFCIMYVKFENITREFEKIKKVFRETDYIFPISATEYLFVLTLTGKHGITAVTERMKDKLNQNFSYVFVCYPDDGKTYNEIIQSLKDKITTGLGGNKP; this is encoded by the coding sequence ATGGAAGCAACGATTCTCGTGCTAGACGAATCCAAGATCACTTTTTTGGCTGTGAAAAACGCTCTTGAAAAGGACGGATTCGAAGTTCTATGGGCGAAAGATATTAGAGAAGCTGTATCTATCCTTCGAGGAAAAAAGGTAGATTTGGTTTTTGTCGATGTTTTCGAAGGTGAAGAGAGTCTGAACCTGATAAGAAAAATTCGGGAAGAGTTTCCAGAAACCAAAGTGGTAGTTTTGAGTGCTTACGTTAACAAAGATCTTGTAGTTGGTTCGGTGAAAGCGGGAGCATTCGATTATATTCTTAAGCCATTCAGACAAGACTACCTTTTACAAAGGGTAAAAAGAATTCTTTCCTCTCAAACTCCATATGGAGTTACTGTATCCATTAGGAGAAACATCGAAGACCTAGAACTTGCACTGAAATTTGGAGATATAGTGAAAAAGGAAATAAAGCGCTGTAGCAGATCTGGTGGGCATTTCTGTATTATGTACGTCAAATTCGAAAATATAACAAGAGAATTTGAAAAGATCAAGAAGGTTTTCAGGGAAACGGATTATATATTCCCGATTTCCGCCACTGAATATCTCTTTGTTCTTACGCTGACAGGTAAACATGGTATCACAGCTGTTACAGAAAGGATGAAGGATAAATTAAACCAAAATTTCTCATACGTTTTTGTTTGCTATCCAGATGATGGGAAGACATACAATGAGATTATCCAGTCTTTAAAAGATAAGATAACAACTGGTTTAGGAGGGAACAAGCCTTGA
- a CDS encoding 23S rRNA (pseudouridine(1915)-N(3))-methyltransferase RlmH, with protein MKIRIVVGGKLDGFVREGLNHYRKFLKRFCRLEVLDVKLSHKGNIEEVVKLGTRELEKRILSNSLIVVLDKRGEQVSSEEFAKFIEDVEMKGKDMTVLIGGPYGLSEELFPKAHRVFSLSKMTFTHGMATLIVLEQLFRAFKITHGETYHY; from the coding sequence ATGAAAATAAGGATCGTTGTAGGTGGAAAACTGGATGGTTTTGTGAGAGAAGGGTTAAATCACTACAGAAAATTCTTAAAACGTTTTTGTAGGTTGGAAGTCCTTGACGTGAAACTTTCACACAAAGGGAACATCGAAGAAGTCGTGAAGCTGGGAACAAGGGAACTGGAAAAGAGGATACTGTCCAATAGTCTGATCGTTGTCTTGGATAAAAGGGGAGAACAGGTTTCTTCAGAGGAGTTCGCGAAATTTATCGAAGATGTGGAAATGAAAGGAAAAGATATGACGGTTTTAATAGGTGGGCCTTACGGGTTGAGTGAGGAACTTTTTCCCAAGGCTCACCGTGTTTTTTCATTGTCAAAGATGACTTTTACTCATGGAATGGCCACTTTGATCGTTTTGGAGCAGCTGTTCAGGGCGTTTAAAATTACACACGGGGAGACATATCATTATTGA
- a CDS encoding GspE/PulE family protein gives MLRRYKKLGEILIEKGFLTREELEGALEIQKRMKKPLGEVLIELGYITEDQLLEALSEQYGVPILKDLPKNIPLNVVGSLPKNIIESLHVIPVEKKEDGTLVVVTDIGTNIPRIKQEVRFLTGKDPEIYLVTTRDFSMLYQTYVLGVPLDLFEEPYVAIEESEVQTGEEAEEEEEEIAEEAPIVRLVNNIINRAIEMGASDIHIEPMKRTVRVRFRIDGILRKVLEYQKPQHNPVVARIKIISGLDVSERRLPQDGKFYTIKSGEQYDFRVSTMPSTFGEKVVMRILKVSAANKRLEELGYSEYNYKRILSLLEKPYGIILVTGPTGSGKSTTLVAMINHLKSESVNIITAEDPVEYTIDGVTQCQVFPEIGLTFARYLRAFLRQDPDIIMVGEIRDRETAQLAVEASLTGHLVLSTLHTNTAAGAVSRLMEMGIDPHLLGTSLIGVIGQRLVRKLCDECKVPGEFQEERYRDYFEQFFGNVPEQIYYPSEEGCPACRGMKYKGRMAIGEVLIVDEEIKELISSRASEMEIAKLAVKKGMRTMFVDALEKVLQGLTSLEEVLRVTTPE, from the coding sequence ATGTTAAGAAGATACAAAAAGTTAGGGGAAATACTCATTGAGAAGGGATTTTTAACCAGGGAAGAGCTGGAAGGAGCTCTTGAGATACAAAAAAGGATGAAAAAACCGTTGGGGGAAGTGTTAATAGAATTAGGATATATAACAGAAGATCAGTTACTCGAAGCTTTGAGCGAACAATACGGTGTTCCTATCTTGAAAGATCTCCCGAAGAATATACCTCTCAACGTAGTTGGCTCCCTTCCAAAGAACATCATCGAGTCCCTTCACGTTATTCCAGTGGAGAAAAAAGAAGATGGGACCCTTGTTGTTGTTACAGATATTGGAACGAACATTCCAAGGATAAAACAAGAAGTTCGATTTCTTACGGGGAAGGATCCAGAGATATATCTTGTAACAACTCGAGACTTTTCCATGCTTTATCAGACCTATGTTCTTGGAGTCCCGCTCGATCTTTTCGAAGAACCTTACGTTGCGATAGAAGAATCTGAAGTTCAAACAGGTGAGGAAGCGGAAGAAGAGGAAGAAGAAATTGCAGAAGAAGCCCCAATTGTTCGCTTGGTGAACAACATAATAAATCGGGCTATAGAAATGGGAGCGAGTGATATTCACATCGAACCTATGAAAAGAACCGTGAGAGTAAGATTTAGGATAGACGGCATTCTGAGAAAAGTTTTGGAATATCAAAAACCCCAGCATAATCCTGTTGTGGCTCGTATCAAGATCATAAGTGGTTTAGACGTTTCTGAGAGAAGATTACCTCAAGACGGGAAGTTCTACACGATAAAAAGTGGAGAACAATATGATTTCAGGGTGTCAACCATGCCTTCTACCTTTGGTGAAAAAGTTGTGATGAGAATTCTGAAGGTGTCTGCTGCGAACAAACGTTTGGAAGAATTGGGATACAGTGAGTACAACTACAAAAGAATCCTATCCCTTTTGGAGAAACCATATGGAATAATTCTTGTTACGGGACCCACCGGTAGTGGAAAATCTACAACTCTTGTTGCTATGATAAATCATCTAAAAAGTGAAAGTGTGAATATAATTACGGCCGAAGATCCTGTGGAATATACCATCGACGGTGTTACACAGTGTCAAGTCTTCCCCGAGATCGGTCTTACCTTTGCTCGATACCTCAGGGCATTTTTAAGACAAGATCCGGACATTATAATGGTTGGAGAGATCAGGGACCGTGAAACTGCTCAACTTGCAGTTGAAGCTTCTCTCACAGGACATTTGGTTCTGAGCACTCTCCATACGAATACGGCAGCGGGGGCCGTCTCCAGACTCATGGAAATGGGGATTGATCCCCATCTTTTGGGCACTTCTCTCATAGGTGTTATAGGTCAGAGGTTGGTACGAAAGTTGTGTGATGAATGTAAGGTCCCTGGAGAGTTTCAAGAAGAAAGATATCGTGACTATTTCGAACAGTTTTTCGGGAATGTGCCCGAACAGATTTATTACCCCTCGGAAGAAGGATGTCCTGCCTGTAGAGGAATGAAATACAAAGGAAGGATGGCCATAGGTGAAGTTTTGATCGTGGACGAGGAGATCAAGGAGTTGATATCGTCAAGAGCCAGTGAAATGGAGATCGCAAAACTTGCCGTAAAGAAGGGAATGCGTACCATGTTTGTGGATGCTCTTGAAAAGGTATTGCAGGGATTGACAAGTCTCGAAGAGGTTCTCAGGGTGACCACACCGGAATGA
- the ftcD gene encoding glutamate formimidoyltransferase has protein sequence MKLIESVPNFSEGRKKEVIEKIVDEARKYKKVWILDWSMDADHNRSVVTLVGEPESLVNALFDMTKKAAELIDLRNHTGQHPRMGATDVVPLVPLYNTTMDECVEYSKILGRRIGEELNIPVYLYERSATRPERRNLADIRKGEFEGFFEKIKDPKWKPDFGPDRVHPSAGVTAVGAREFLIAFNVNLGTRDVRIAEKIARAIRFSSGGLRYVKAIGIELKEKGAVQVSINITNHKKNPLYRVFELIKMEAEKYGVPVLSSEIVGLFPLESLMHTISYYLRTDLNTKKVIESNLLEILVKEAEQ, from the coding sequence TTGAAATTGATAGAGTCGGTACCGAACTTCAGCGAAGGGAGGAAGAAAGAAGTAATCGAAAAGATAGTGGACGAAGCTAGAAAATACAAAAAAGTATGGATCCTCGATTGGTCTATGGATGCAGATCACAACAGATCTGTTGTGACCCTGGTTGGAGAACCAGAAAGTCTTGTGAACGCTCTTTTTGATATGACAAAAAAAGCTGCAGAACTCATTGATTTGAGAAATCACACTGGTCAACATCCAAGAATGGGTGCGACAGATGTCGTTCCTCTCGTTCCTCTCTACAACACAACGATGGACGAGTGTGTGGAGTACTCAAAAATTTTGGGTCGGAGGATAGGAGAGGAGCTCAACATTCCTGTTTATCTTTATGAGAGATCCGCCACTCGGCCGGAAAGGCGAAATCTTGCAGATATAAGAAAGGGAGAATTCGAAGGATTCTTCGAGAAGATAAAGGACCCAAAATGGAAGCCAGATTTTGGTCCAGATCGAGTACATCCTTCCGCTGGTGTAACGGCGGTCGGCGCAAGAGAGTTCCTCATAGCGTTCAACGTGAATCTCGGAACTAGAGATGTAAGAATTGCAGAAAAAATAGCAAGAGCAATTCGGTTTTCTAGTGGTGGTCTAAGATATGTAAAAGCGATTGGTATTGAACTAAAAGAAAAAGGAGCTGTTCAAGTGTCTATAAACATTACCAATCACAAAAAAAATCCGTTGTATCGTGTTTTTGAACTCATAAAGATGGAAGCAGAGAAATACGGTGTCCCAGTTTTGAGCTCGGAGATAGTAGGACTGTTTCCTCTCGAATCTTTAATGCATACGATCTCCTACTATTTGAGAACAGATTTGAACACTAAAAAAGTCATAGAATCGAACCTTCTTGAAATTCTAGTCAAGGAAGCTGAACAATGA
- the era gene encoding GTPase Era, with translation MKSGFVALAGKPNVGKSTFINAVFGRKVVIVSDKPQTTRNRINCIYTDKDSQIIFVDTPGIHKPLHRLGEYMVKAAVQALKGVDLILFMLDAADGFTKTDEHVAKIVNEAGTKTILVVNKIDVSGEEKAKAVGELAKSLVENVVSVHYISALKGIGVSDVLEKIKEELPEGPQYYPEDMITDRPLSFMAAEIIREKIFHLTRQEVPHSTAVVIEEVKDRPNGVLYIRATIYVERESQKGILIGKNGSMIKKIGTLAREEIEFLVGRRVFLDLNVKVKEKWREKDFIILQEIGLKHDIK, from the coding sequence ATTAAATCCGGATTCGTTGCGCTGGCAGGAAAGCCGAACGTAGGGAAATCCACGTTTATAAACGCTGTTTTTGGTAGAAAAGTTGTGATTGTTTCCGATAAACCTCAAACAACGAGGAACAGAATAAACTGCATTTATACTGATAAGGACAGCCAGATAATCTTTGTTGACACTCCTGGTATTCACAAGCCACTTCATAGATTGGGAGAATACATGGTAAAAGCAGCCGTTCAAGCACTTAAAGGCGTAGATTTGATACTGTTCATGCTCGACGCTGCCGACGGATTTACAAAGACAGATGAACATGTTGCAAAAATAGTTAACGAAGCAGGAACGAAAACCATCTTGGTGGTGAACAAGATAGATGTGTCTGGAGAGGAAAAAGCGAAAGCAGTTGGTGAACTGGCGAAAAGTTTGGTAGAAAACGTAGTTTCAGTACATTATATTTCCGCTTTGAAAGGAATCGGTGTATCTGATGTTTTGGAAAAAATAAAGGAGGAGTTACCGGAAGGACCGCAATATTATCCGGAGGACATGATTACAGACAGGCCGCTTTCTTTCATGGCTGCAGAGATCATTAGAGAGAAGATTTTCCATCTCACTAGACAAGAAGTACCACACTCTACAGCAGTTGTGATAGAGGAAGTGAAAGATAGACCGAACGGTGTTCTTTACATTCGGGCAACAATATACGTGGAACGTGAGTCCCAGAAAGGTATACTCATAGGCAAAAATGGAAGTATGATAAAGAAGATTGGAACACTCGCCCGAGAGGAAATAGAATTTCTTGTGGGAAGGAGAGTGTTTCTGGATCTGAATGTGAAAGTGAAAGAGAAATGGAGAGAGAAGGACTTCATAATTCTCCAAGAAATAGGTTTAAAACACGACATCAAATGA